Proteins encoded within one genomic window of Thunnus maccoyii chromosome 22, fThuMac1.1, whole genome shotgun sequence:
- the LOC121889526 gene encoding butyrophilin-like protein 2 isoform X2, with protein sequence MLMLLIIFLRVLHFTIPVRGATSAICPTQPIEAVEGDDVTLPCKLYPPDNVSAYTVDWKRVDLNKVVYSYRHKQDHHDAQMERYRGRTTFDHGGLSRGNLTLRISSVQLNDSGPYRCSVPKLTARCVVNVSVVPKDQQNMLNRIGDATTNRPPVEDVTKPDNHDAAKERTSYAIAFPIVFFIVIVGVLVKSGMIKNCRRKLIRWRRQEGEMALNNVQKETQGTKQQKPEKYALREDH encoded by the exons ATGCTGATGTTACTCATTATATTCCTGAGAGTTCTGCACTTTACTATTCCTGTCAGGG GAGCGACTTCTGCCATTTGCCCAACTCAGCCAATTGAGGCAGTAGAgggtgatgatgtcactctACCATGTAAGCTGTACCCGCCAGACAACGTGTCTGCTTACACAGTGGATTGGAAGAGAGTTGACCTCAACAAGGTAGTCTACTCCTATCGACATAAGCAGGACCACCATGATGCACAGATGGAGAGATACAGAGGCAGGACAACTTTCGACCATGGCGGCCTGAGCAGAGGAAACCTGACACTGCGTATCTCCTCAGTACAGCTGAATGACAGTGGACCATACAGGTGCTCTGTTCCAAAACTAACGGCCAGATGTGTTGTTAACGTCAGTGTTG TACCAAAGGACCAACAGAACATGTTGAACAGAATTGGTGACGCTACCACAAATAGACCTCCAGTGGAAGATGTGACCAAGCCAGACAATCATG ATGCTGCAAAGGAGAGGACTTCTTATGCCATTGCCTTTcccattgtttttttcattgtaattgTTGGAGTGCTGGTGAAAAGTGGAATGATCA AGAACTGTAGGAGGAAGCTCATAAGATGGAGGAGGCAAGAAGGAGAGATGGCACTAAACAACGTTCAAAAGGAAACCCAAGGAACCAAGCAGCAGAAGCCTGAAAAATATGCACTGAGAGAAGACCATTAA
- the LOC121889526 gene encoding butyrophilin-like protein 2 isoform X1, whose protein sequence is MIGRAVVFHALTFFGLMQPYSRGGSCLLLHPCRSAPDDPSSRRDRNNLNVVLFVSSGATSAICPTQPIEAVEGDDVTLPCKLYPPDNVSAYTVDWKRVDLNKVVYSYRHKQDHHDAQMERYRGRTTFDHGGLSRGNLTLRISSVQLNDSGPYRCSVPKLTARCVVNVSVVPKDQQNMLNRIGDATTNRPPVEDVTKPDNHDAAKERTSYAIAFPIVFFIVIVGVLVKSGMIKNCRRKLIRWRRQEGEMALNNVQKETQGTKQQKPEKYALREDH, encoded by the exons ATGATTGGGAGGGCTGTGGTTTTTCACGCACTGACGTTTTTTGGCTTAATGCAGCCTTATAGTAGGGGTGGCAGCTGCCTGCTCTTGCACCCCTGTAGATCTGCCCCTGATGATCCCTCTTccagaagagacagaaacaatcTAAacgttgttttgtttgtttcctcagGAGCGACTTCTGCCATTTGCCCAACTCAGCCAATTGAGGCAGTAGAgggtgatgatgtcactctACCATGTAAGCTGTACCCGCCAGACAACGTGTCTGCTTACACAGTGGATTGGAAGAGAGTTGACCTCAACAAGGTAGTCTACTCCTATCGACATAAGCAGGACCACCATGATGCACAGATGGAGAGATACAGAGGCAGGACAACTTTCGACCATGGCGGCCTGAGCAGAGGAAACCTGACACTGCGTATCTCCTCAGTACAGCTGAATGACAGTGGACCATACAGGTGCTCTGTTCCAAAACTAACGGCCAGATGTGTTGTTAACGTCAGTGTTG TACCAAAGGACCAACAGAACATGTTGAACAGAATTGGTGACGCTACCACAAATAGACCTCCAGTGGAAGATGTGACCAAGCCAGACAATCATG ATGCTGCAAAGGAGAGGACTTCTTATGCCATTGCCTTTcccattgtttttttcattgtaattgTTGGAGTGCTGGTGAAAAGTGGAATGATCA AGAACTGTAGGAGGAAGCTCATAAGATGGAGGAGGCAAGAAGGAGAGATGGCACTAAACAACGTTCAAAAGGAAACCCAAGGAACCAAGCAGCAGAAGCCTGAAAAATATGCACTGAGAGAAGACCATTAA